A part of Pradoshia eiseniae genomic DNA contains:
- a CDS encoding glycosyltransferase, translated as MKTIAVYIKEKIKNHQRFIYNQIVHIKRFRMIVLGPFDQTKDTQYPFKNFYNIDKIDDLQKFFHEMNVIAIHAHHGAHAVEILPVAEKYKIPLIVSIRGRDGSAEPEIIEQSMKRYVSLKEYGAMFIPVCEYLADGLKRMGFPEEKIHVLYGGIELDLFPFIEHTLPKKGEIRILSVGRLVEKKGHEALIHAFNLIHFLYPNARLHIIGEGQNKQKLAALIDQLMLNDAVILRGALTSPQIAEELKKAHIFCLASQKASSGDVEGIPNAIKEAMSIGIPIVTTLHAGIPEIMKHLETGYLTTEKDVLALARGFLYYIENPGVWRSITRKARAVIEEKFDFKKQIKEQERLYSLIQSMKTDSRSSERLE; from the coding sequence GTGAAGACAATCGCCGTTTATATTAAGGAGAAGATAAAGAATCACCAACGGTTTATCTATAATCAAATTGTTCATATCAAGCGTTTTCGAATGATTGTGCTCGGTCCTTTTGATCAAACGAAGGATACCCAATATCCTTTTAAGAACTTCTACAATATTGATAAAATCGATGATTTACAGAAATTCTTTCATGAGATGAATGTCATTGCCATTCATGCGCATCATGGTGCACATGCTGTTGAAATTCTGCCCGTAGCCGAGAAATATAAGATTCCTTTGATTGTCAGCATCAGAGGAAGGGATGGGTCAGCAGAGCCTGAGATTATTGAGCAAAGTATGAAAAGATATGTATCATTGAAGGAATATGGAGCGATGTTTATCCCAGTTTGTGAATATTTGGCGGATGGATTGAAGCGTATGGGTTTTCCTGAGGAGAAAATTCATGTGTTATACGGTGGTATTGAACTTGACCTCTTCCCGTTTATTGAGCATACCCTGCCGAAGAAAGGGGAGATACGTATCCTTTCAGTGGGAAGACTAGTCGAGAAAAAAGGACATGAGGCATTAATCCATGCCTTTAACCTTATTCACTTTCTTTACCCTAACGCACGGCTTCATATCATTGGGGAAGGTCAAAATAAACAGAAGTTAGCGGCTTTGATTGATCAGCTCATGCTAAATGATGCTGTTATCCTGAGAGGAGCCTTGACCTCTCCGCAAATTGCTGAGGAATTAAAGAAAGCCCATATTTTCTGTCTAGCCAGCCAAAAGGCTTCAAGCGGTGATGTGGAAGGCATTCCGAATGCCATTAAGGAAGCAATGTCGATTGGGATTCCGATTGTCACGACATTGCATGCCGGCATCCCGGAAATCATGAAGCATTTGGAAACGGGCTATTTGACGACTGAGAAGGATGTGCTGGCGCTAGCGAGAGGATTTCTTTATTATATCGAGAATCCGGGCGTATGGAGGAGCATTACCCGGAAGGCCCGAGCTGTGATTGAAGAAAAATTTGACTTCAAGAAACAAATAAAAGAACAAGAGCGTCTGTATTCGCTCATTCAGTCAATGAAAACTGATAGCAGAAGTAGTGAGAGGCTCGAATAA
- a CDS encoding phosphotransferase — translation MEPRGGYYSKKLPDVMSEYNLSIEDYEIIKELKYDKVWLVKDKKYGRKLVVKRLEKTKSVFPILLHQKLDKSNLLVPPVILSRDGEAYVQIKERYFYVNEFVGSLKKISTDRRIEALAAFHKTARFKELRGIDEGLEEEGLEGFLNDYSLKIKQMCDWGESVKNPALKKKLVEMERMGKKIYQLIQSYDVKSYLQKMKDKHSICHADYNMNNAYLTKEGKSLILDFDFANFGPPIYDFRFLMESLMRKEDQDMKKMLVSLFTIYFDKLPEDRRYRDLYLLDSMFPHDFYSQVSSIVNKEGLNGLEKNKKRLIQLAGREKKKYRFLLKEELK, via the coding sequence ATGGAACCTCGAGGTGGGTATTATTCCAAGAAATTACCAGATGTGATGAGCGAGTATAATTTGTCTATAGAAGATTATGAAATTATTAAAGAACTAAAGTATGATAAGGTCTGGCTTGTGAAGGATAAGAAGTACGGCAGGAAGTTGGTTGTCAAAAGGCTTGAAAAAACCAAATCCGTATTCCCCATCCTCTTACATCAGAAATTAGATAAAAGCAATCTGTTAGTACCTCCAGTTATTCTTTCTCGGGATGGAGAGGCATATGTTCAGATAAAGGAACGGTATTTTTATGTGAATGAATTTGTTGGATCATTGAAGAAGATTTCTACTGATAGGCGGATTGAGGCACTTGCCGCATTTCATAAGACGGCGAGATTCAAAGAGTTAAGGGGAATAGATGAAGGCTTAGAGGAAGAGGGACTGGAGGGATTCCTGAATGATTATTCCTTGAAAATCAAGCAAATGTGCGATTGGGGAGAATCAGTCAAAAATCCGGCTTTGAAAAAGAAATTAGTTGAGATGGAACGTATGGGCAAAAAGATTTATCAACTTATTCAAAGTTATGATGTGAAAAGTTACCTGCAAAAGATGAAAGACAAACATAGCATCTGTCATGCCGACTATAATATGAATAATGCTTATTTAACGAAAGAAGGCAAGTCCCTGATCTTGGACTTTGATTTCGCAAATTTTGGTCCTCCAATTTATGACTTTCGTTTCTTAATGGAATCGTTGATGCGTAAGGAAGACCAAGATATGAAAAAGATGCTTGTCAGCTTATTTACCATCTATTTCGATAAGCTTCCGGAAGATAGACGATATAGAGATCTCTATCTTCTTGATTCCATGTTTCCGCATGATTTTTATAGCCAAGTGTCAAGCATTGTCAATAAAGAAGGTTTAAATGGACTGGAGAAAAATAAAAAACGGTTGATTCAGTTGGCAGGTCGTGAAAAGAAAAAATATCGATTCCTATTGAAGGAGGAATTGAAGTGA
- a CDS encoding UTP--glucose-1-phosphate uridylyltransferase translates to MIKKAIIPAAGFGTRSLPVTKVVPKELFPIDNKPSIQYVVEEAAAAGIEQILIIVSRSKNLIIDYFDHSMELEMFLQKANKSALMEKVKLPDIKFYSTRQPFARGLGDAVRLGREFVGNDPFAVLLPDDIIVGGGLEELTKVYNETKSHVVALKTVEEEFLKNYGVVQVKQERDDVYEVLDIIEKPQTNPPSNLAVIGRYVFNPSIMDALDEQKPGAGDEIQLTDSIKKVLDSEKCHGKLLSGERYDIAMTEEYIALQRYLQDMKK, encoded by the coding sequence TTGATTAAAAAAGCCATCATCCCTGCAGCGGGATTTGGTACAAGGAGTTTGCCAGTAACGAAGGTCGTCCCGAAGGAATTATTCCCTATCGATAATAAGCCTTCCATCCAATATGTCGTTGAGGAGGCAGCTGCAGCCGGCATAGAACAAATCTTAATCATTGTATCCAGATCAAAGAATTTAATCATCGATTACTTTGACCACTCAATGGAGCTTGAAATGTTCCTGCAAAAGGCCAATAAATCGGCCTTGATGGAGAAAGTGAAATTACCCGATATTAAGTTTTATTCAACAAGACAGCCGTTTGCACGAGGGTTGGGAGATGCCGTGAGACTAGGGAGAGAATTCGTTGGGAATGATCCTTTTGCAGTATTGCTCCCAGATGACATCATTGTTGGGGGCGGATTAGAAGAATTGACTAAGGTATACAATGAAACGAAAAGCCATGTAGTCGCCCTGAAAACAGTGGAAGAAGAGTTTTTGAAGAATTACGGCGTTGTTCAAGTGAAACAAGAGCGAGATGATGTATATGAAGTCCTGGATATTATTGAAAAACCGCAGACGAATCCGCCTTCTAATTTAGCGGTCATTGGCCGTTACGTATTTAATCCTTCTATCATGGATGCACTCGATGAGCAAAAGCCAGGGGCAGGGGACGAAATACAGCTGACAGACAGCATAAAGAAAGTGCTTGATTCAGAGAAATGTCATGGGAAGCTTCTTTCAGGCGAGAGGTATGATATCGCTATGACGGAGGAATATATTGCCCTGCAACGTTATTTGCAGGATATGAAAAAATAA
- a CDS encoding UDP-glucose dehydrogenase family protein → MNICVIGAGYVGLTQAAVLADLGHAVYCVDTNKERVQSLTRGEIPIYEPGLKELVKKNKERLSFSSSPRAAIKQSSVIFIAVGTPAMPDGQTDLTYVQSVIDQLAETITSYTTIVTKSTVPPGTNEWIHDKLIEKGLDATLFSVVSNPEFLREGSALQDMFHADKIVIGKKDTDDRSLHIMKEIYKKLPSPFVVTSLSGAEMIKYTSNAFLATKISFINEIAKICDSYGVNIEDVVTGIGLDPRISPHFLQSGIGYGGSCFPKDVRSLEHSALKKNIRPLILQAVQEINLTQVDLYLTKLKETFPDMAGRKIAVLGIAFKPNTDDTRYSPAIALIEQLSNLGAEIHAYDPKAHLPVSIENVTEHKAMEEALTDADVVIIATDWDEFKLADLKRMKKLMKGTLVMDARNCLDPAAVAKVGLQYKAVARF, encoded by the coding sequence ATGAATATTTGTGTAATCGGCGCCGGATATGTCGGCTTAACGCAGGCAGCCGTGCTAGCTGATTTAGGCCATGCTGTTTATTGCGTGGATACGAATAAAGAGAGAGTACAATCACTTACACGAGGAGAGATCCCGATATATGAGCCCGGTTTAAAGGAATTGGTCAAGAAGAACAAGGAACGGCTTTCCTTCAGCTCTTCCCCAAGAGCAGCCATCAAGCAATCATCCGTTATCTTCATCGCGGTCGGTACTCCCGCCATGCCGGACGGACAAACCGACCTAACCTATGTGCAGTCAGTCATCGACCAATTGGCCGAAACGATTACTTCATATACAACGATCGTTACGAAAAGCACGGTTCCCCCTGGGACAAATGAGTGGATTCATGATAAATTGATTGAAAAAGGACTTGATGCAACTCTATTCTCTGTTGTCTCAAACCCGGAATTCCTGCGTGAAGGTTCCGCCTTACAGGATATGTTCCATGCTGATAAAATCGTGATTGGAAAAAAGGATACAGATGACCGTTCTCTTCATATCATGAAAGAAATCTACAAAAAACTGCCATCGCCCTTTGTCGTGACGAGCTTATCCGGGGCGGAAATGATCAAATATACATCCAACGCGTTTCTTGCCACGAAAATATCGTTTATCAATGAAATCGCAAAGATATGTGACTCATATGGCGTTAACATAGAGGATGTAGTAACAGGCATCGGACTAGATCCAAGAATCAGCCCACATTTCCTGCAATCAGGCATCGGTTATGGCGGCTCTTGTTTCCCAAAGGATGTCCGTTCACTGGAGCATAGTGCACTGAAGAAAAATATCAGGCCGCTCATCTTGCAAGCCGTGCAAGAAATAAACCTTACCCAAGTCGACCTCTATTTAACAAAATTAAAAGAAACATTTCCTGATATGGCCGGAAGAAAAATAGCCGTCCTCGGCATTGCCTTCAAACCGAACACGGACGATACCCGCTATTCACCAGCCATCGCGCTCATAGAGCAATTAAGCAATCTGGGTGCAGAAATTCACGCCTATGACCCAAAAGCGCATCTGCCCGTTTCAATTGAAAACGTGACAGAACATAAGGCGATGGAGGAGGCATTGACTGATGCTGATGTCGTCATCATTGCGACAGATTGGGACGAGTTCAAGCTAGCTGACCTTAAGAGGATGAAGAAGCTGATGAAAGGCACTCTTGTCATGGATGCAAGAAATTGCCTAGACCCCGCAGCGGTTGCTAAAGTGGGCTTGCAATATAAAGCAGTCGCCCGCTTCTAA
- a CDS encoding efflux RND transporter permease subunit translates to MKGLVNFVLKNKLAVWLLTIIITASGIYSGTRMKMESIPDISIPYLMVMDVYPGATPEQVMNDVSIPMEKAVESLEDVKAVYSTSSSNVSQVQVEYDYGVDMDEKKRELQSALDNVNLPEDAEEPSIMSISLNMMPIIALSVSSTEEDIVELTSTVEDIILPKIEKIDGVASASITGQHIEEVNFTYDKEKMAELDLKEDDVKQMIQASDMAISLGLYEFEDAEEAISIDGKLKTVDELKEMLIPVTPSQTNPAPFVKLGDIAEIETVGKVESVSRTNGEDAIAIQIVKGQEANTVTVANAVKDLIEEEQERIDGLKIDVTLDQGEPIEESVFTMVEKALFGGLIAVLIILLFLRDLKSTIISIISIPVSVFMALLLLNWLDITLNIMTLGAITVAIGRVIDDSIVVVENIYRRMHLKDEKLHGRALIREATLEMFKPILSSTLVTVAVFAPMVFVGGMVGELFVPFALTMTFALGASLLVAITIVPVLSHTLFRKKLYGEREEKQHKEAGKLAIWYKGVLEKALNHKVITSIIAIVLLVGSLALMPLIGFSFLGSEEEKTMYVTYTPATGELEDKTLANIEEVEKELMKNKDIETIQVSVTDSESADPAAMMMGGSDGALMFLIFDPDMEDFASEKEKVEEYLFNLNQSGEWKTQDFTSMSVASNEVSYTLYSEDLDDLNKAVKEVESALADIDGLEDIESDAENPYVENTFIVDQENVLQYGLTTAQIVQALNEDSSKEVLTTVESNGQDIEVIVQQEAKTTAKNLEELLETEIPTATGTPMPLSELVEVEEGTTLNTLSRNKGEYYATVSGTITDKDISKATSAADKKIEELDLPKGVTTGVEGVAADMSETFTQLGIAMIAAVAIVYFILVVTFREGLAPFAILFSLPFAVIGSFVGLYLTDLTISVSVMMGLLMLIGIVVTNAIVLVDRIIHMEYEGMEMREAILEAGVTRLRPILMTAIATIGAMLPMALGNGGGGLVSQDLAVTVIGGLVSSTALTLVIVPIVYEILSKMLKKNRKDIRED, encoded by the coding sequence TTGAAAGGTTTAGTCAACTTTGTCCTGAAAAATAAACTAGCTGTCTGGTTATTGACAATCATCATTACAGCTTCAGGTATTTATTCAGGAACGAGAATGAAGATGGAGTCCATTCCTGATATCTCCATTCCTTACCTAATGGTTATGGATGTTTATCCTGGTGCGACCCCAGAGCAAGTAATGAATGATGTTTCGATTCCAATGGAAAAAGCAGTGGAGAGCTTAGAGGATGTCAAGGCTGTTTATTCAACCTCTTCTTCAAATGTTTCCCAAGTACAAGTGGAATATGACTATGGCGTTGATATGGATGAGAAGAAGAGAGAGCTTCAGTCTGCACTCGATAACGTGAATCTCCCAGAGGACGCTGAAGAGCCATCCATCATGTCAATCAGTTTAAATATGATGCCAATCATAGCATTGTCTGTCAGCAGTACGGAAGAGGATATTGTGGAATTAACCTCAACGGTTGAAGACATCATCCTGCCAAAGATTGAGAAAATTGACGGAGTAGCATCAGCTTCTATCACTGGTCAGCATATTGAAGAGGTCAACTTCACTTATGATAAAGAGAAGATGGCTGAGCTGGACTTAAAAGAAGATGATGTCAAACAAATGATTCAAGCGAGTGATATGGCTATATCACTTGGATTATATGAATTTGAAGATGCTGAGGAAGCTATCAGTATTGACGGCAAGCTGAAAACGGTCGATGAACTGAAGGAAATGCTTATCCCGGTAACCCCTTCTCAAACAAACCCGGCTCCATTCGTGAAGCTTGGCGATATCGCTGAGATTGAAACGGTTGGTAAGGTAGAGTCTGTTTCCCGGACAAACGGTGAGGACGCCATTGCGATTCAAATCGTGAAAGGCCAGGAGGCAAACACTGTAACAGTAGCAAACGCTGTGAAGGATTTAATTGAAGAAGAGCAAGAAAGAATCGACGGACTTAAGATTGATGTAACCCTTGACCAGGGAGAGCCAATTGAAGAATCAGTCTTCACGATGGTTGAAAAGGCTTTGTTCGGCGGCTTGATTGCTGTATTGATCATTCTTTTATTCCTGCGTGATCTGAAGTCTACTATTATCTCTATTATTTCTATTCCAGTATCCGTGTTTATGGCCTTGCTGCTATTGAATTGGCTGGATATCACATTGAATATTATGACGCTTGGAGCGATTACGGTCGCTATCGGACGGGTAATCGATGACTCCATTGTCGTGGTTGAGAATATATACAGGCGAATGCATTTGAAGGATGAGAAGCTTCATGGTCGCGCATTAATTCGCGAAGCAACCCTTGAAATGTTTAAGCCGATTCTTTCATCCACATTAGTAACCGTTGCTGTATTTGCACCGATGGTTTTTGTTGGAGGAATGGTGGGTGAATTGTTTGTACCTTTCGCACTTACAATGACATTCGCGCTTGGAGCATCGTTGCTTGTTGCAATCACCATCGTTCCCGTCTTGTCACATACTCTGTTCCGCAAGAAATTGTATGGTGAGAGGGAAGAGAAGCAGCATAAAGAAGCTGGAAAACTCGCAATCTGGTATAAAGGTGTATTAGAAAAAGCCTTAAATCATAAAGTGATTACATCCATCATCGCGATTGTTCTTCTAGTGGGATCACTTGCTTTAATGCCGCTGATTGGTTTTAGTTTCCTAGGCTCAGAGGAAGAGAAAACGATGTATGTAACCTATACTCCAGCAACCGGTGAGCTTGAGGATAAAACACTTGCCAATATTGAAGAAGTCGAAAAAGAATTGATGAAGAATAAGGATATTGAAACCATTCAAGTATCGGTCACAGACAGCGAAAGTGCAGACCCGGCAGCCATGATGATGGGCGGCAGCGATGGTGCGTTAATGTTCCTTATCTTTGATCCTGATATGGAGGACTTCGCCTCAGAGAAGGAAAAAGTGGAAGAGTATCTCTTCAACCTCAATCAATCAGGTGAATGGAAAACACAAGACTTTACATCCATGTCTGTAGCATCAAATGAAGTAAGCTATACGCTTTACAGTGAAGACTTAGATGATCTGAATAAGGCAGTCAAAGAGGTCGAGTCAGCTTTAGCAGATATTGATGGATTAGAGGATATTGAATCCGATGCAGAAAATCCTTATGTAGAGAATACCTTTATAGTCGATCAAGAAAATGTGCTCCAATATGGATTGACAACTGCTCAGATTGTTCAGGCGCTTAATGAGGATTCCTCGAAGGAAGTATTGACAACTGTTGAAAGCAATGGTCAAGACATTGAGGTAATCGTTCAGCAAGAGGCAAAAACAACTGCGAAAAACCTGGAGGAATTACTGGAGACGGAGATTCCGACAGCAACTGGCACTCCAATGCCGCTGTCTGAGCTTGTAGAAGTAGAAGAAGGAACAACATTAAATACATTATCTCGAAACAAGGGAGAATATTATGCTACTGTGAGCGGAACAATCACAGATAAGGATATCTCGAAAGCTACCTCTGCTGCGGATAAGAAGATTGAAGAATTAGATTTGCCGAAGGGTGTTACGACTGGGGTTGAAGGTGTGGCAGCTGATATGTCTGAAACCTTTACACAGCTAGGAATAGCGATGATTGCCGCTGTTGCCATTGTGTATTTCATCCTTGTCGTGACATTCCGTGAAGGACTCGCGCCATTTGCGATTCTCTTCTCCTTGCCGTTTGCCGTTATCGGTTCATTTGTCGGTCTGTACCTAACCGATCTAACCATTTCCGTTTCTGTTATGATGGGTCTCCTAATGTTAATTGGGATTGTTGTCACAAACGCAATCGTACTTGTCGACAGGATTATCCATATGGAATATGAAGGAATGGAAATGCGTGAAGCGATTCTTGAGGCCGGAGTGACTCGTCTCCGTCCTATCCTGATGACAGCTATTGCCACCATCGGTGCCATGCTTCCAATGGCACTAGGTAATGGCGGAGGCGGCCTTGTTTCTCAAGACCTGGCCGTGACAGTTATTGGCGGATTGGTTTCATCAACAGCATTGACATTGGTAATCGTACCAATCGTTTATGAAATCCTCTCCAAAATGCTTAAGAAAAATCGTAAAGATATACGCGAAGATTGA
- a CDS encoding TetR/AcrR family transcriptional regulator, with amino-acid sequence MVKKQLIMDTALELFAENGIEATSIKQITDRCGISKGAFYLSFTSKDELIFAIIEHFISEFVAEIDRAVRQTQQTDQLLYSFFYSSFSQFQEKSHYAKIFMKENIPALNHDIFLAMNKYDEFINTIIFSIIDTQFPQLKEDLRADLAYTIKGFSKFYPELSVTSNYPIDLELLCRSLAEKTAILARHASIPFITEEYFSTSKLCYLSPSKEQLNDLLLKTKNDISDVIIRQSIELLCDNLEEMTLPPAVVQGLLKNLQTNPHCKWVAYQYELYSEQQKKAE; translated from the coding sequence ATGGTAAAGAAACAGCTAATCATGGATACAGCATTGGAATTATTTGCTGAAAACGGCATTGAAGCGACATCTATCAAACAGATTACAGATCGATGCGGCATATCAAAAGGGGCTTTTTATCTTTCCTTTACATCAAAGGATGAACTGATTTTTGCTATAATCGAACATTTTATCAGCGAGTTTGTCGCAGAGATTGACCGTGCAGTCAGACAAACCCAACAGACAGACCAATTACTCTATAGCTTCTTCTATTCATCCTTTAGCCAATTCCAGGAAAAATCCCATTATGCGAAAATCTTCATGAAAGAAAACATACCTGCACTCAACCACGATATCTTCCTGGCGATGAATAAATACGATGAGTTCATAAATACGATTATTTTCTCAATCATTGACACACAATTCCCGCAGCTAAAGGAAGACCTGCGGGCAGATTTAGCCTATACAATTAAGGGGTTCTCTAAATTCTATCCTGAATTATCTGTCACATCCAATTATCCGATTGACCTGGAACTATTGTGTCGTTCCCTTGCAGAGAAAACAGCGATACTCGCGCGGCATGCAAGCATTCCTTTTATCACGGAAGAGTATTTCAGCACTTCTAAGCTATGCTATCTATCCCCTTCAAAAGAACAGCTTAACGATTTGCTGTTGAAGACGAAAAATGACATAAGCGATGTAATTATCAGGCAATCGATTGAACTATTATGTGATAACCTGGAGGAAATGACCTTACCTCCTGCAGTGGTCCAAGGATTGCTGAAGAATCTTCAAACGAATCCGCACTGTAAATGGGTAGCCTATCAATATGAATTATATAGTGAGCAGCAGAAGAAGGCAGAGTGA
- a CDS encoding FMN-dependent NADH-azoreductase, producing the protein MTNVLIVKANDRPAAEGISSKMYEVFLETLREEGQLNVSTYDVFKEDTPYFGQTLFDAFGKIQSGEELTEDEGRLLKARQKAMDAFAGADVIVFAFPLWNLTIPAKLQTFIDYIYASGFTFKYDAEGNLVPLMPDKKIILLNARGGIYSTREMQPMDMSVNYMRTVFGSLFGMDIVNEVIIEGHNAQPDRSLEIIEEGMERVREAARDLSRVYQNQ; encoded by the coding sequence ATGACGAATGTATTAATAGTAAAGGCCAATGATCGTCCGGCAGCGGAAGGCATCTCCAGTAAGATGTATGAGGTTTTCCTGGAAACCCTACGAGAAGAAGGGCAACTGAATGTTTCTACCTATGATGTTTTTAAAGAAGACACTCCATATTTCGGACAGACCTTATTTGATGCCTTTGGCAAGATTCAATCTGGTGAGGAGCTGACAGAAGATGAAGGTCGCTTACTAAAAGCAAGGCAAAAAGCCATGGACGCCTTTGCAGGTGCGGATGTCATCGTGTTTGCGTTCCCTCTTTGGAATCTAACCATTCCCGCGAAGCTGCAAACCTTTATCGATTATATTTATGCATCAGGGTTCACCTTTAAGTATGATGCTGAAGGTAATCTTGTACCATTGATGCCGGATAAAAAAATCATTCTTCTAAATGCGCGCGGAGGTATTTACTCTACTCGAGAAATGCAACCTATGGATATGAGCGTCAATTATATGAGAACGGTATTCGGGTCATTGTTTGGAATGGACATTGTGAACGAGGTCATCATTGAAGGCCATAACGCACAGCCAGACCGTTCTCTAGAGATAATTGAAGAAGGAATGGAGAGGGTGCGTGAGGCAGCGCGCGACCTGTCACGTGTATATCAAAACCAATAA